Proteins encoded in a region of the Trichosurus vulpecula isolate mTriVul1 chromosome 9, mTriVul1.pri, whole genome shotgun sequence genome:
- the SEZ6L2 gene encoding seizure 6-like protein 2 produces the protein MGTPRAGLLPPSLLLLLFSCPWTCGVPLKEEETLTGGSSESPTIPPAALAELLHGALLRRGPEMGDIPGSLLVPTLAADTEDQTLAPPSPPWVTEPGTGPLTTAVTPKGARGTGPTAPELLTPPPGTTAPPPPGPASPGPPLGSEGGEEETTTTLITTTTVTTVTSPVLCNNNVSEGEGYVESPEFGRSAAPTLGPLDCTYSISVYPGYGIEIQVQSLNLSREEGLLVLAVGGAPAPAPQLLANASLLGEGQVLRSPTNRLLLHFRSPRTPRGGGFRIHYQAYLLSCGFPPRPPHGDVSVTDLHPGGTATFHCDSGYQLQGEDTLICLNATRPAWSGEPPACLAACGGSIHNATLGRIVSPEPGGAVGPNLTCRWVIEAAEGRRLHLHFERVSLDEDNDRLVVRSGGGPLSPLIYDSDMDDVPERGLISDAQSLYVELLSETPANPLLLSLRYEAFEEDRCFAPFLAHGNVTSTDPQFRPGALATFSCLPGYALEPPGPPSAIECIDPSDPHWNDTEPACKAMCGGELSESAGVVLSPDWPQSYSPGQDCVWGLHVQEEKRILLQVEILNVRGGDMLTLFDGDSPSARVLAQLRGPQPRRRLLSSGPDLTLQFQAPAGPPNPGLGQGFVLHFKEVPRNDTCPELPPPEWGWRTASHGDLIRGTVLTYQCEPGYELLGSDILTCQWDLSWSAAPPACQKIMTCADPGEISNGHRTASDAGFPIGSHIQYRCLPGYSLEGAAVLTCYNRDTGTPKWSDRVPKCVLKYEPCLNPGVPENGYQTLYKHHYQAGESLRFFCYEGFELIGEVTITCLPGHPSQWTSQPPLCKVAYEELLDDRKLEVTQTTDPSRQMEGGNLALAILLPLGLVILLIGGVYLYYTKLQGKSLFGFSGSHSYSPITVESDFSNPLYEAGDTREYEVSI, from the exons ATGGGGACCCCCCGAGCCGGCCTCCTGCCCCCAtcgctactgctgctgctgttcagcTGCCCCTGGACTTGCG GTGTGCCCCTAAAGGAGGAGGAGACCCTGACTGGGGGAAGCAGTGAGTCTCCCACAATTCCACCAGCTGCACTGGCTGAACTGCTACATGGAGCCTTACTAAGGAGGGGGCCAGAGATGGGGGACATCCCTG GATCCCTTCTGGTCCCCACACTAGCTGCTGATACAGAAGACCAGACCCttgccccaccctccccaccttgGGTCACAGAACCAGGGACAGGACCCCTGACCACAGCTGTGACTCCCAAGGGAGCAAGGGGGACTGGGCCTACTGCACCTGAGCTACTGACCCCACCTCCTGGAACCACAGCTCCACCCCCACCAGGTCCTGCCTCTCCAGGCCCACCTCTTGGGtctgagggaggagaggaagagaccaCAACCACTCTCATTACCACAACCACAGTCACCACAGTGACAAGCCCAG ttttatGTAACAACAACGTCTCAGAGGGTGAAGGTTATGTGGAATCACCAGAGTTTGGGCGTTCGGCTGCTCCCACTCTAGGACCTCTTGACTGCACTTACAGCATCTCTGTCTATCCTGGCTATGGCATTGAAATTCAG GTGCAGTCTCTCAACCTGTCCCGAGAAGAGGGACTGCTTGTGTTGGCTGTGGGTGGTGCACCAGCCCCCGCACCCCAGCTCCTGGCCAATGCCTCTTTACTAGGGGAGGGCCAAGTCCTTCGGAGCCCAACTAATAGGCTGCTTCTGCATTTCCGGAGCCCGAGGACTCCTCGAGGTGGTGGCTTCAGGATCCACTACCAGG CCTACCTCCTGAGCTGCGGCTTTCCCCCCCGGCCACCCCATGGAGATGTGAGTGTGACAGACCTGCACCCTGGAGGCACTGCCACCTTCCACTGTGACTCAGGCTACCAGTTGCAAGGGGAAGATACCCTCATCTGCTTGAATGCCACCCGACCAGCCTGGAGCGGGGAGCCTCCTGCCTGCCTTG CTGCTTGTGGAGGTTCCATCCACAATGCTACCCTTGGCCGGATTGTCTCCCCTGAACCCGGAGGGGCTGTAGGGCCCAACCTTACCTGCCGATGGGTCATCGAGGCAGCTGAAGGACGGAGACTGCACCTGCACTTTGAAAGGGTCTCACTAGATGAGGACAACGATAG ATTGGTGGTCCGATCTGGGGGTGGTCCCCTCTCCCCACTGATCTACGACTCAGACATGGATGATGTCCCAGAGAGAGGACTGATCAGCGATGCCCAATCCCTCTATGTGGAACTGCTTTCTGAGACACCAGCCAACCCCTTGCTACTAAGCCTCCGATATGAGG CTTTTGAGGAAGATCGGTGCTTTGCTCCATTCCTGGCTCATGGTAATGTCACTTCCACGGATCCCCAGTTCCGTCCTGGAGCTCTGGCTACAttctcctgcctcccaggatATGCCCTGGAACCCCCTGGTCCCCCCAGTGCCATTGAATGTATTGACCCCTCTGATCCTCACTGGAATGACACTGAGCCAGCCTGCAAAG CTATGTGTGGGGGGGAGCTGTCTGAGTCTGCTGGTGTGGTCCTCTCTCCCGACTGGCCCCAGAGCTACAGCCCTGGGCAGGACTGTGTATGGGGCCTTCATGTCCAGGAGGAAAAACGGATCTTGCTCCAAGTTGAAAT CCTGAATGTTAGGGGAGGGGATATGTTGACCCTGTTTGATGGAGATAGCCCCAGTGCCCGGGTCCTAGCCCAGCTTCGAGGGCCCCAGCCTCGTCGccgccttctctcctctggcccaGACCTCACCTTGCAGTTCCAGGCACCAGCTGGGCCCCCTAACCCTGGTTTGGGTCAGGGCTTTGTACTGCATTTCAAAG AGGTTCCTCGGAATGATACGTGCCCAGAATTGCCCCCTCCAGAGTGGGGCTGGAGGACAGCATCCCATGGAGACTTGATCCGGGGTACTGTGCTCACCTATCAATGTGAGCCCGGCTATGAACTGCTCGGCTCTGACATCCTCACCTGTCAGTGGGACCTGTCTTGGAGTGCTGCACCCCCAGCCTGCCAGAAAA TCATGACCTGTGCAGACCCTGGAGAGATTAGTAACGGGCACCGGACAGCTTCTGATGCGGGCTTCCCCATTGGCTCCCACATTCAGTATCGATGTCTGCCTGGCTACAGTCTAGAGGGGGCAGCTGTCCTCACCTGCTACAACCGGGACACAGGCACCCCCAAGTGGAGCGACCGTGTCCCCAAGTGTGTCC TGAAGTATGAGCCATGCCTGAACCCAGGTGTCCCAGAGAATGGCTACCAGACCCTATACAAACATCACTACCAGGCTGGGGAGTCTCTCCGATTCTTTTGCTATGAGGGCTTTGAACTTATTGGCGAGGTCACCATCACCTGCCTCCCGGGACACCCCTCTCAGTGGACCAGCCAACCTCCACTCTGCAAAG TGGCCTATGAGGAGCTACTGGACGACCGAAAACTGGAAG TGACCCAGACCACAGATCCTTCTCGGCAAATGGAAGGTGGAAATCTTGCCCTGGCCATCCTGCTGCCCCTGGGCCTTGTCATCTTACTCATTGGGGGTGTTTATCTCTACTACACTAA GCTACAAGGAAAATCTCTATTTGGCTTTTCTGGATCTCACTCCTACAGCCCTATCACTGTGGAGTCTGATTTTAGCAACCCACTCTATGAAGCTGGG GATACAAGAGAGTATGAAGTCTCCATCTAA
- the ASPHD1 gene encoding aspartate beta-hydroxylase domain-containing protein 1: MPPWPLPLACPALTLILGALTSLFLWYCYRLGSQDTPIPGAGGASRGGIGVGRGSEAGGQGPGITREPGEGPGAEGLVSRRLRAYAQRYSWAGMGRVRRAAQGSSSLGGGPGIQRPALLFLPDLPSAPFVPRDAQRHDVELLESSFPAILRDFGTVSWDFSGTSSPPRGWSPPLAPGCHQFLLYRAGRCQPNNCRRCPGAYRALRGLRSFVSANSFGNAGFSVLLPGARLEGRCGPTNARVRCHLGLKIPPGCELVVGGEPQCWSEGHCLLVDDSFLHTAAHNGSAEDGPRVVFIVDLWHPNVAGAERQALDFVFAPDP; the protein is encoded by the exons ATGCCCCCTTGGCCCCTACCCCTGGCCTGCCCAGCCCTCACTCTGATCCTTGGGGCCCTTACTTCCCTTTTCCTCTGGTACTGTTATCGACTGGGCTCCCAGGACACCCCAATCCCCGGGGCAGGGGGTGCTAGCAGAGGGGGTATTGGAGTTGGTAGAGGTTCTGAGGCTGGAGGTCAAGGACCAGGAATCACCAGGGAGCCTGGTGAAGGGCCTGGGGCAGAAGGCCTTGTGAGTCGGAGGCTTCGGGCCTATGCCCAGCGTTACTCCTGGGCCGGGATGGGGCGGGTGAGGCGGGCAGCTCAGGGCAGCAGCAGCCTTGGTGGAGGGCCAGGGATCCAACGCCCAGCTCTGCTCTTTTTGCCGGACCTTCCTTCTGCTCCATTTGTGCCCCGGGATGCTCAGCGACATGATGTGGAGCTCCTAGAGAGTAGTTTCCCTGCCATTCTTCGGGACTTTGGAACTGTTAGCTGGGATTTCTCAGGGACATCTTCTCCACCTCGGGGGTGGTCTCCTCCTTTGGCCCCTGGGTGCCATCAGTTCCTACTCTACAGGGCTGGTAGGTGCCAGCCAAATAACTGCCGACGTTGCCCAGGGGCATATCGGGCCCTCAGAGGGCTGAGAAGCTTTGTGAGTGCCAATTCTTTTGGCAATGCTGGcttttctgttcttcttcctGGAGCCAGACTTGAGGGGCGCTGTGGACCCACCAATGCTCGTGTTCGTTGTCACTTAG GCCTGAAGATTCCCCCTGGCTGTGAGTTAGTCGTTGGGGGCGAGCCCCAGTGCTGGTCTGAGGGACACTGCCTACTCGTGGATGATTCTTTCCTGCATACTGCAGCTCACAACG GCTCTGCAGAAGATGGACCTCGTGTGGTCTTCATTGTTGACCTTTGGCATCCCAATGTAGCTGGGGCTGAGCGACAAGCTCTTGATTTTGTCTTTGCACCTGACCCATGA